GGACTCCCGGACGATGTGGAGCTCGAACACCGTCTCCTCGACCTTCCTGCGGCCCTGTTCCGTCTCCCGCTCCTTGCGTTCGATCCAGATGCGGGCGATGTTCTCGTACCCGAGGATGTCGAGTATCTCCGCCATGTGGTCGTTGAACTCCTCGACGGCGTTCTCCTCGAGGCGGTCGATCCGGTTCCTGAGCTCGTCCAGCTCCTCGACCAGCTGGTCCCGGCGGGCCTCCAGCTCCGCTCTGTCGTCGAGGAGCGATTCGAGCTCCTCGATCTCGGACTCGGCGGTGGCGAGCTCGTCCTCCTTCTGGTCGAGTTCCAGCTCCACCCTGTTCGCCTCCCTGTGGAGTGCCAGTATCTCGTCGTAGTCGGACGACTGCTCCTCCTCGACTGCCGCCTCGAGCGCTTCGATCTCCTCGTGTAGCGTCTCCCGCGTCTCCTCGAGTTCCTCGATGCGGGCGCGTTTCGCGTCGAGCTGGACGTCGATTTCGGCCAGCCGGTCCTCGAGTGACTCCCGTTCGTCTTCTGACGCCTCGGCCTCGGCGATCCGCTCGGTCGTCTCGTCGATGCGGTCCCGGATGGACTCCCGTTCGGCCAGCTTCTCCTGTCGGAACGAGCGGAGTCGGTCGAGCGTCTCCTCGATGTCCTCGCGGGCGACGCGGGAGCCACAGGTCCAGCAGGTCACGGAGCTCTCGTCCTCGAGCAGCTGGTCCGTGACCGGTCCGTCCCGCTCGTCGTGGTCGTCATCGGCGAGCACGGCCGCGATTTCGTTGTCAGTCCCCGTCAGCATCTCCTCGTTGAACTGCACGACGCTCTGGAGTTCGTTCATCTGCGCGGTCACCGTACGCTGGCGCTCCCGAAGGTCCGCGAGGTCGCTCCGGAGGGCATCGAGGTCCGTACCGGGTCGGTCGGCCAACACTGCTCGACGGTCCTGTTTCTCCTCGCGCTCCGACTCCAGCGAGGCGATTGTCTCACGGAGCGTCTCGAGCTGGAATCGGATGTCCTCCAGTTGCGAGCGGTGCTCCTTCAGCTCCGACAGCCGCTCCTCGATGGCCGCCGTGGATTCCCGCCCCGCCGACAGGTCGCCGTCCGCCCGGTCGATCTCGGCAGCCAGTTCGTCGAGCCGTTCGCGTCGCTCCCCGATGGCCGACTCGAGCTCCCGTTTGCGGCGTTCGAGCTCCACCAGCTCGGGCTCCCGCTCCGCTATCGACGAGAGCCGGTCGTCGATGTCCCGCTTCTCGGCCTGGCGGAGCTCGATCTCCGCCTCGATCTCGGCAGTGTCGATCGGACGGGTGAGGAGTTCGTGGAGGTTCTCCCCGCGAGCGACCGCCCGGCGAGCCTCGTTCTCCTCGAGGAGGAACGCGAACAGGTCGGCGGTCTCGGGGTCGTCCAGATAGCCGGACCCGGTCGCGGTGACGGTCCCGTTTCGGCGTTCGAACCGGCGCTCGACCACGGTATCCCCGAGCGAGAGCTCCACACGACCCTCCGCCGCATCTCCCTTGAGCGTGTACTGGTCGCTCCCCATCGCCGCCATCAACGCCTGCAGGAAGGAGGTCCGGTTCGTCGCGTTCCGTCCCTCCAGCACGGAGACGCCCTCCGAGAGCGTCACCGACGTCCGCGAGATACCGCCGACGTTCTCCACCTGAAGAGAGAGTTCCCCGCGCAGGGATTCAGCCTTCGACATAGTTGGCGATACCCTCGACGGCTCTTAGTTCTTGTCGTTCACTCACTCGTCCGCGAGTTACTCCGAAGGACAGTCACAGCCGTCGGTCAGTACCCGTTCCAGGTCCATGGACCGTCCGCAGTCACGGCAGACTATCCGGACGTCGACGAGCACCTCGGGGTCACCGACGTCCGTAACCCCGGCGTTCTGCAGCGATTCGAGTGTCGACTCCGTCACCAGCGACGTCCGCTGCTGGAGCGCGTATATCCGATCTCTGGCCTGTTCACTCCGTTCCGTGGTAGTCTTCTCGTCGGGCCCCGACGCCTCCAGACAGTTAGTGAGATGGCGGTACACCGTCTGATGTGAGACGAGACGGTCGGCGAGCTGCTCGACGTCGACGCCGGCCCGGTCGAGTTCTCGCCTGATCTCGATCACCTCCGATTCGGCGAGCTCGTCCGTGTGCAGGGCCTCGTAGACGGGGGTCCGACTCCACTCGAATCGACTCACGTCAACAGCGGTCAGCTCGGCCTCCACGAGGTCCCTGTTGAGCGTCTCGGTCAGACTGCGGACGCTCGTGCCGTCCTGCCACTCCGCCGTCAGCCAGTCGTCGACGTCGCTGCGGCCGTACTCGGCAGTGACGCGTCCCACCTTGCAGCCACAGTTCTCGCGTTCAACCATGTGTTCCAGGACGAAGTGTTACAACCATATATTCGTAACGACACCGTCACTGGTGGCAGTTGTCGCCCCCACGATGACCGAGGAGCGCACGGACGGTCGAACCGTCGGTAGACCGTCGTTACCGCTGTACGGGGCGTATACTACGAACGCGGCTGGAAGTAGCAGCTGGAAGTAGCAAGACGGTACCGCACGACCGTGTCGCTGTGCGGGGCAGAGACATGGTCGAGACCCACCGGAACGACCTCCCTGGACGCACAGTGCGCTTCGACGGCGGTCGATGGGAGCCCACGACGGTCGACGCGCTGTCGAGGACCAACAGTTAATCCCCTGCCCGCCGAACCACACACTGTATGAGCACCATCCTGCTGGCCACGGACGGGAGTGAGTACGCAAGACACGCCGCCGAACAGGCCATCGAACTGGCCGCGGAGCGTGACGCACCGTTGCACGTCCTCTGTGTCGTGGACAGACGCCGGTTCGACGACCCCGCGCTCAGTTCGGCAGAGCTGGCGACCATCTACGCGGACGACCACGCGGCCCTCTGTGTCAACGAGGTCACGGAGCTGGCCGAACAGCGGGAGGTCCATGTCGAAGGCGACACCCGCCACGGCATCCCACACGAGGTCATCATGGAGTACGCCGACGAGGTCGACGCCGAGGTAATCCTCGTCGGGGAGCACGGCGACCACGACGAGCACTTCTCCGGCGTCGCCCGGAAGGTACTGGCGGACTCCGACCGGGAGGTCCGTGTGGTGAAAGTGGCGGCGTGACGAAGCGAGGCGCTCCTCGGGAGTGTCGCAGAAGCCGTCGCGAGACGGTCTCCAGCATCCGTCACCATCGTCCCATGAGGGTCGTTCCATCCGTGTGCGAGCCACCCGACAGTTCGTGGTCGAAGCGTGCGAAGCGCCTGTCAGTACGGGAGCCAGGCAGAGTAACTCGCAGAGGCCCACCGTCGCGGACCACTACATCGGTTTGCTGCCCGGCAGACCCGTCCTCCCTCGCTACCCTTCCTCTTCCAGTCCATAATCGCCACCGTACTTCAGGAAGATGTACGCGAGCCCGGTGACCGTGAGTAACGCGACCGTCGTGAGAACGACCAGGGTCCAGGCCGCATCGGGGATCGTAGGAATCGCCGGGCCGTCACTCCCCTCCTGTGCCCCGCCCGGTGTGACTTCGATACTGGCGACCATCCCCACGCCTTCGTGTGGGATACAAAAGTACTCGTAGGACCCAGCGACATCGAACGTGTGCCTGAAGGATTCGCCTCCGGGGATGTCACCGGCCGCGGTGTTACCGACAGCGTAGCCGTTCCGAGCTGGTCCTTCCGCGTCGAAGTCGCCCGACGCGAAGTATTCCGCGTCTTCTGGGATTTCGTCCTCGTACGCCGTGACAGAATGACCGATACCGCCGACGTTCACCCAGTCGATGGTGTCCCCCGGGGCAATCGTGATCGAATCCGGATCGAACACGAGCGAGTCCGTCATCTCGATGGTCTGGCGCTCGCCGTCCTGTGCTGCCACAGCACCGACCACACTTGTTACTGCACTCGCACCTGTCGCTGTCGTCAGGAAGCGTCGCCGGGTCAATCGGGGTGACATACCGTCTGTAGTTGTTCGACACCGAGCCGCAAAACATCATCGTGAAATGACAGTTTCGAAACTATTTCAACCTCGGTACCTCCGTCGCATCGAACTCCCTGGGCCTCCATCGCCCCATTCGCCCACCACAACTGCGAAACACGACGAGTGTCGGTGGTGAATCAACCTGAAGGCCGTGTACCGCCGCCCTGCAGATCCGACCCCGCGCCCGTCGACTGTTCTTGCGACCCCCGGTGTTCGATTCGCTTGAAGTATGTTTCTCATACAGCGACCACGTGCCGACCATCGGAGTCACCCCCGTGGCTCGAACTGCAGCGTTCTGCCGTAAGGTCGACCAGCACCGGAACCCACGGGCAAATCTGTTACAGCCCTATTTTTGTAACAAACGCATCTTGGTATCCAATCTACTTGGACGTATTGCGGCCCCGCGCATATTGATTGGTACCAATCAACACACCCTGCATTCTCGCGAGACACCCGTCTCAGGTTGGGGGTTCCAACAGTTTTCTGCCGTAAGTACACCTGAGATGGCTCGAGCCTGGACGACTGACTGTACGACTCAACGGAAACTATCCGGAACAATTACTCGGAACGTGGACGACTGATGGACGTTCATAATCCGAGTAGTTCGTATCCGATTCGTTCGCCATCGGATGCGCTTGGCGACCCCGAGTTCGTCTACCGCTTGTGACCCACACGGGACCCGTCCGGATTGGATGCTGCCCACTCCGCTGCAGCAGGTTAACATGAGCGGAAAGTCAGACCCGACCGTTTTTCTCGCCGGTGCCACAACGACACGTACGCAGCGATGAGCCACCAACCCCACGAGGAATCGTCGACCTGGGACCAGACGGCGGTCGCGGTCCTGCAGGAGTACCCGCCCAGCGTCAAGCTCGTCGCGAAGGTGCTCGACGCCGAGGGCGAGTTGAGCCAACGGGAGATCGCCGACGAGTCGCTCCTCCCGCCCCGGACTGTCAGGGCGGCGCTGAACAGACTCGAGGACGGAGACCACCTGACGACCCGGTACTCGTTCCGGGACGCCCGGAAGCGCCTGTACACGCTCGATTTCGAGTCCGAGTCCGTCCTGAGCCGGTCGTAGACCAGTGCTCGCATCTTTCGTCGCACCGTCCGCCACCAGATTCGTCCCAGCTACTCGGATTCACTGCCAAGAATTAACTGGCCCCACTTCGTACGCCGGAGCATGACACCAACCGATTCCGTCAATCGCCCGGTGAAGACGACGGAGTACTCCATCCAGATCCTCGAGTCGTTGAAGTCGACCCCGGGGCAGTCGCTGGCCGATCTGACCGCGGAGTTCGACATCGCACGCAGCACCATCCACCGACACCTCCTCACCCTCGAGGCGAACGACCTGATCGTTCGCGACGACGATGGGCGCTTCTCGCTCGGTCTCAGGCTGCTTGATTTCGGCCGGCGGTCGAGAGAGTACGTCGAGTTCTTCGACGTCGGTCGCCAGCAGGTTGACCGGCTCGCGGAGACGACCGGAGAGAAGGTCTGGCTCGTCGCCAAGGAGGACGACCACAGCGTCCACCTCTACAAGGCTCACGGCGACAACCCGCTGGAGACGTCGGCCCAGGTCGGCCAGCGGCGCAACCTCCACCAGCTCGCCGCCGGGAAGTCGATGCTGGCGTTCCTCCCGGACGACGAACTCGACGAGATCGTCGAGCGCCGTGGCCTCGAGGAACAGACCGACAGCACCATCACCTCCGAGGACGAGCTGCGCGAGGAGCTGGACGCGATCCGCGACCGGGGCTACGCGTTCAACATCGGCGAGTCGGTGACCGGTCTCAACGCCATCGGCGCGCCGATCCGCGACGAGGACGGCTACCCCGTCGGGGCCATCAGCATCTCCGGCCCCGCCCACCGGGTCAAGGACTCGTTCCTCACCGAGGAGCTCCCGGACACGTTGCTCGCCGCCATCGACGAGATCCACATCAGTCTCCGGTACGGGACGAACGCCTGACTCGGACGCGTGCTCGTGGGGCGACCCGTCTCGGCTCCGCCGTCGACCGGGGAGATGGCATGTTTTATGTGGCCAACCCGTGATTCCTCACTCGCATGTTCAAGCACGTAGCGCTGCTCGTCCGGAAGGACGGGATGAGCCACGAGGAGTTCCGCGACTACTGGGAGAACAACCACTCGCCACTGGCGAAGGACATCGAGGGCGTCGTCCGCTACCAGACGGTCTATCCCACCGAGCCGGAGCACGCCGAGTTCGACGGGATCGCCGAACTCTACTTCGAGACGCTCGACGACCTCCACGAGGCACTCGGTAGCGAGGGCTCCCGCGACTACGACCCCACCCGCGAGGTCGCAGCGAAGGCCCGCGAGGACGTCGACAACTTCCTCGACGTCGAGAAGCGCCCCCGGTTCATCGGCGAGGAGAAGGTCTGGAAAGACGAGGTCGACGGCGACACCGACGGCCTCTACAAGCACTCGGCGCTGCTGGTCCGGCAGGACGGGATGAGCCACGAGGAGTTCCGCGACTACTGGGAGAACAACCACTCGCCCCTTGCGAAGGACATCGAGGGCGTCGTCCGCTACCAGACGGTCTACCCGACCGATCCCGAGAACGCCGAGTTCGACGGCGTCGCCGAGCTCTACTTCGAGGACCTCGACGACCTCTACGAGGCACTCGGCAGCGAGGGCTCCCGCGACTACGACCCCACCCGCGAGGTCGCGGCGAAGGCCCGCGAGGACGTGAACAACTTCCTCGCCGTCGAGGAGCGCCCCCGGTTCATCGGGCAGGAGAAGGTCTGGAAGGACGAGACCGATGCCGACGGATACTGAGACCACCGGACGCGACTACGAGGCACAGGTCCGGGACGCCTACCCCGAACTGGAGCACATCGAGGACGATGAACTGCGCGAGCAGGTCGTCGAGGCGTGGACGCTCGGGCTCGAGCGCGGCGGCTGGCAGGACATCTCCGACATCCCCTACGCCTGGAACATCCACGAGGTCACCAACGTCGAGCACGTCCGCGGGGTGACGAAGATCGCCATCGAGTCCGCCGAGATTCAGCGCGAGTTCCACGGCGCGGACCCGGACATGGACGTCGTCGTCGCCGCCTGCCTGCTCCACGACGTCGGCAAGGCCTACGAGTACGTCGACTTCGTCGATGCGGAGATACTCGACGAGCCCGACCGCGAGCACTACGCCAGCGAGGAGATCCCCCACTCCATCTCCGGCTACGCTCTCGCCCACGAGGTCGGCACACCCCTGGCCGTCCAGCGCGCCATCCCCCACTTCCTCGGCGAGGTGCCCACCCGGACGATGGAGGCCGAACTCGTCAAGAGCGCGAACTCGGCGTCCTCGAACGCCATCACCCAGTCCGCCATGGGCATCACCCTCAAGGAGTGGGTCGACCAGTACAGCCAGACCCAGAACTGAGACCGCCGTCGGCGTCCGCCGCTGGGTCGACTCGCTCCTTTTCAGTCACAGGATAACAATAACCAGAATCGGCCAAACTATGTTCCGAGGAAGGTAACTGGTCGACGGGTCCCTTTCGACCAGTCCGTGCCTGCGGCCCCACCTTCCTCTCGTTTCGTACTGACGATACCTCCGGTGCAGTTCCGTTACAGCGGTTCGAGGCCGGCCTCCTCGCGGAGCACGTCGATGTACCTCCGGAAGCCGGACTCGAGGTCGTACTCGACTTCGTACCCGGTGTCCTCCTGGAACGCGGTCATGTCCAGGCGCTGGGTCCACGGCAGTTCACCCTCGTCGCTCACCTCGATCTCGGCGTCAGGGATGATGGACTCGACGGTCTCGGCGGCCTCGCGGATGGACGCCAGCTCGCCCCGGACGTTGTACACCCGCTGGCTGAGGTCCTCTTCGGGCGTGAACGCCGCGAGGCGGAACGCCTGGGCGATGTCCTCGACGTGCTGCCAGTCGATCTCCTGATCGCCGTACTCGACGGAGAACGACTCCCCGACGGCGGGCTTCTCGACGATGTTCGCGAGGAACGCCGACCCACCGGTCTCACGGTACGGGCCGTACGCCACGGTGGGGCGAATCGCGACGTGGTCGACGCCGAACTCCTCGTTGTACACCCGAGCCTGGTGCTCGTTGTACTCCTTCGTCGCGCCGTAGAGCGTGTCCGGGTAGACGAGGTCGTCCTCGGTCACCCACCAGTCCCCGCCGTCGTCGTAGTTCGCCGGCGGTGCGTAGACGGCCGCCGAAGACGCCCACGCGACCCGTTCGACCTGGTCGTCGAGCGTGCGGGCGGCCTCGAAGATGTTGTTCGTCCCCTCGATGTTCACCTGCATGGCGGCGCGGGGGTTCGACTCCGCCGTGTTCGTCAACAGCGCCGCGAGATGCACGATGTGCGTCGTGTCCGTCTCCGCCACCGCGTTCACCACATCGGTCGGGTCGCTCACGTCGCCGCGGCGGATCTCCACCTCGTCGGCGATACCCAGCTTCTCGAGGATGCGCGGGTCCGTCGACAGGTCGTACGCCACCACGTCGTGCCCGTGGTCGAGCAGGTCCTTCGCGACGTACGAACCGATGAATCCGGTACCACCAGTGACTAGGACGGTGTTGCTTGCTGCCATCCCTTCGACCGTCACACGAACTCGCAAAAAGCGTTGCGCTGTCAGCGGCTCCTGACGCTTACTCGTGGAGCCCGCCGACCTCGGCGTAGAACGACGACTGGAGGCTCTCGACCATGTCGGGCTCGCGGTCGATGCGCACGTCGACGACCGTCGGCACGTCGTTCGTCTTCGCCTCGGCGAGCCTGTCGTCGAGGTCCGCCGGGTCGTCGACGCGCATCGCGTCGGCACCGAACCCGGAGACGACGGTCGAAAAGTCGGTGTCGTGGAACTCGACGCCGGGGATCTGGTCGTCCATCTGCCGGACCATCCCCAGGGAGGTGTCGTTGAGCACGACGAACGTCGGCGCGACGCCGTACTCGACGGCGGTCTCGACACAGGTCATCGTCATCGTGAAGCCGCCGTCGCCCGCGACCGCCACGACGTCCTTGTCGGTCGTGATTGCGGCCGAGACCCCGGCGGGCCCTGCCCAGCCCATCCCGCCGACGCCGCCGCTGCCGAAGTACGTCCGGACTGCGGGCGTCTGCAGGTAGTTGAGCAGCCAGAACCGGTTGTTGCCCGAGTCGGCCGTGACGATGGTGTCCTCGTCGACGATCCGGTCGATTGCGGCGACCGCGCGCTGTGGCATGATGGGGGTGTCGTCGGAGTCGCACTCCGGGACCGAGAAGTCCTCGCGCGCCTCGGCGGCGCGCTCTTTCGCCCAGCCGGTGCCGCCGCCGGAGGCGACGGCGAGCGACGCCAGACTCTTGCCGGCGTCCCCGATGAGGCCCACGTCGGCCGGGTACACCCAGCCGGCGTTCCGGGTGTCGATGTCGGCGTGGATGATCGTCTGCTCGTCGGGACGGATGAACGAGGCGGCCTGCCAGTTGGTGTCCATCGGGTTCATCCGACAGCCCACGACCAGCAGCGTATCCGCCTCGCTCACGACCTGGTTCGCGCCCTCGTGGCCGAACGAGCCGATGACGCCCGCTGCGCGCTCGTGTGTCTCCGGGATCGTCGACTTGCCGAGATACGAGGTGACGACGACCGCATCGTAGGCCTCCGCCACGACCTGCAGTTCGTCGTAGCACTGCGAGGCGTGCACGCCGTTGCCCGCGACGATGACGGGACGGTCGGCGTTCGAGAGGGCGTCCGCCGCCTCGCGCACGTCGGCGTCCGTCGGCGCGGACTGCCAGTTCCGCGTCTGCCGCTCGGGCGACCAGACGGGTGGGACGTCGTCCTCGGGGACCTCGCTGGTGACGGCGTCGCCGTCCAGTATGACCGCAGTCGGGCCGGGCCGGCCGGCAGTGGCGTGCTTGAACGAGAGCTGCAGGCTCCGCAGTGTCTCGTTCGGCGTCCGCGGGAACCACCACTCCTTGGTGATGCCGTCGAGGATCTTCGGGAGGGAGAACCCGCCGTAGTCACCGCGGGCCTGCTGGTACGGTGCGAGCGTGGAGTAGTCGCCGCGCTCGCTGGCCTCCGTGATGGCGACCATCGGCGAGGAGCCGAGACTCGCCTCCATCTGTCCGATGGCACCGATGCTCCCGACCCACGGCCCCTGCCCGGTGAAGACGCCGGGTTCCTGGTGGTAGCGGCCGTAGAACTCGGCCATCACGCTCGCCTCGCGTTCGTCGCGTGGCCGGACGACCTCGATGTCCGAGTCGACGAGCGCTTCGAGGAGCTCGATGGCCCGGCCGCCGGGGTAGCCGAAGAGGTACTCTACGTCGAGATCTTCCAGCGTCTGCACGATCTGGTGGCTTACTGTCGTCATGTCGATGGGCTCCGCCCGGACACCCGGTGGAGCCGCTCGACGG
The nucleotide sequence above comes from Haloarchaeobius salinus. Encoded proteins:
- a CDS encoding thiamine pyrophosphate-binding protein — its product is MTTVSHQIVQTLEDLDVEYLFGYPGGRAIELLEALVDSDIEVVRPRDEREASVMAEFYGRYHQEPGVFTGQGPWVGSIGAIGQMEASLGSSPMVAITEASERGDYSTLAPYQQARGDYGGFSLPKILDGITKEWWFPRTPNETLRSLQLSFKHATAGRPGPTAVILDGDAVTSEVPEDDVPPVWSPERQTRNWQSAPTDADVREAADALSNADRPVIVAGNGVHASQCYDELQVVAEAYDAVVVTSYLGKSTIPETHERAAGVIGSFGHEGANQVVSEADTLLVVGCRMNPMDTNWQAASFIRPDEQTIIHADIDTRNAGWVYPADVGLIGDAGKSLASLAVASGGGTGWAKERAAEAREDFSVPECDSDDTPIMPQRAVAAIDRIVDEDTIVTADSGNNRFWLLNYLQTPAVRTYFGSGGVGGMGWAGPAGVSAAITTDKDVVAVAGDGGFTMTMTCVETAVEYGVAPTFVVLNDTSLGMVRQMDDQIPGVEFHDTDFSTVVSGFGADAMRVDDPADLDDRLAEAKTNDVPTVVDVRIDREPDMVESLQSSFYAEVGGLHE
- a CDS encoding HD domain-containing protein encodes the protein MPTDTETTGRDYEAQVRDAYPELEHIEDDELREQVVEAWTLGLERGGWQDISDIPYAWNIHEVTNVEHVRGVTKIAIESAEIQREFHGADPDMDVVVAACLLHDVGKAYEYVDFVDAEILDEPDREHYASEEIPHSISGYALAHEVGTPLAVQRAIPHFLGEVPTRTMEAELVKSANSASSNAITQSAMGITLKEWVDQYSQTQN
- a CDS encoding EthD domain-containing protein yields the protein MFKHVALLVRKDGMSHEEFRDYWENNHSPLAKDIEGVVRYQTVYPTEPEHAEFDGIAELYFETLDDLHEALGSEGSRDYDPTREVAAKAREDVDNFLDVEKRPRFIGEEKVWKDEVDGDTDGLYKHSALLVRQDGMSHEEFRDYWENNHSPLAKDIEGVVRYQTVYPTDPENAEFDGVAELYFEDLDDLYEALGSEGSRDYDPTREVAAKAREDVNNFLAVEERPRFIGQEKVWKDETDADGY
- the rdfA gene encoding rod-determining factor RdfA, yielding MVERENCGCKVGRVTAEYGRSDVDDWLTAEWQDGTSVRSLTETLNRDLVEAELTAVDVSRFEWSRTPVYEALHTDELAESEVIEIRRELDRAGVDVEQLADRLVSHQTVYRHLTNCLEASGPDEKTTTERSEQARDRIYALQQRTSLVTESTLESLQNAGVTDVGDPEVLVDVRIVCRDCGRSMDLERVLTDGCDCPSE
- a CDS encoding archaea-specific SMC-related protein: MSKAESLRGELSLQVENVGGISRTSVTLSEGVSVLEGRNATNRTSFLQALMAAMGSDQYTLKGDAAEGRVELSLGDTVVERRFERRNGTVTATGSGYLDDPETADLFAFLLEENEARRAVARGENLHELLTRPIDTAEIEAEIELRQAEKRDIDDRLSSIAEREPELVELERRKRELESAIGERRERLDELAAEIDRADGDLSAGRESTAAIEERLSELKEHRSQLEDIRFQLETLRETIASLESEREEKQDRRAVLADRPGTDLDALRSDLADLRERQRTVTAQMNELQSVVQFNEEMLTGTDNEIAAVLADDDHDERDGPVTDQLLEDESSVTCWTCGSRVAREDIEETLDRLRSFRQEKLAERESIRDRIDETTERIAEAEASEDERESLEDRLAEIDVQLDAKRARIEELEETRETLHEEIEALEAAVEEEQSSDYDEILALHREANRVELELDQKEDELATAESEIEELESLLDDRAELEARRDQLVEELDELRNRIDRLEENAVEEFNDHMAEILDILGYENIARIWIERKERETEQGRRKVEETVFELHIVRESESGGAYEGTVETLSESEREVVGLVVALAGYLVHELYESVPVMLLDSLEAIDSDRIAKLVAYFAEYPEFLVVALLPEDADAVDVDKRTITEI
- a CDS encoding winged helix-turn-helix domain-containing protein — its product is MSHQPHEESSTWDQTAVAVLQEYPPSVKLVAKVLDAEGELSQREIADESLLPPRTVRAALNRLEDGDHLTTRYSFRDARKRLYTLDFESESVLSRS
- a CDS encoding NAD-dependent epimerase/dehydratase family protein; translated protein: MAASNTVLVTGGTGFIGSYVAKDLLDHGHDVVAYDLSTDPRILEKLGIADEVEIRRGDVSDPTDVVNAVAETDTTHIVHLAALLTNTAESNPRAAMQVNIEGTNNIFEAARTLDDQVERVAWASSAAVYAPPANYDDGGDWWVTEDDLVYPDTLYGATKEYNEHQARVYNEEFGVDHVAIRPTVAYGPYRETGGSAFLANIVEKPAVGESFSVEYGDQEIDWQHVEDIAQAFRLAAFTPEEDLSQRVYNVRGELASIREAAETVESIIPDAEIEVSDEGELPWTQRLDMTAFQEDTGYEVEYDLESGFRRYIDVLREEAGLEPL
- a CDS encoding plastocyanin/azurin family copper-binding protein yields the protein MAAQDGERQTIEMTDSLVFDPDSITIAPGDTIDWVNVGGIGHSVTAYEDEIPEDAEYFASGDFDAEGPARNGYAVGNTAAGDIPGGESFRHTFDVAGSYEYFCIPHEGVGMVASIEVTPGGAQEGSDGPAIPTIPDAAWTLVVLTTVALLTVTGLAYIFLKYGGDYGLEEEG
- a CDS encoding IclR family transcriptional regulator, with protein sequence MTPTDSVNRPVKTTEYSIQILESLKSTPGQSLADLTAEFDIARSTIHRHLLTLEANDLIVRDDDGRFSLGLRLLDFGRRSREYVEFFDVGRQQVDRLAETTGEKVWLVAKEDDHSVHLYKAHGDNPLETSAQVGQRRNLHQLAAGKSMLAFLPDDELDEIVERRGLEEQTDSTITSEDELREELDAIRDRGYAFNIGESVTGLNAIGAPIRDEDGYPVGAISISGPAHRVKDSFLTEELPDTLLAAIDEIHISLRYGTNA